The following proteins are co-located in the Flavobacterium sp. CECT 9288 genome:
- a CDS encoding M23 family metallopeptidase yields MVHPTVTEANWTDATGTPKTTSGFIGEINYVKATVPNFCNEEVRIYFHVKAHKDNAYYKNRYFITTKTDSEGKINTAVSFSKEMKAKLGISNWNVNLKFALVGIVDNQLYAFKGISYPVSNSELKVTTKKEILDLYFEYKGKRLVPTDRVPYNSKTPTKIKMVAHTRNMIGEKIKFTAHALKDDSILENLNESTIKANGITELSFQKKAPAHLKKDDTETYYAGVEGFSTKHFKDKTLVFKVGAKLDSGDVFDKNDPQLVWGAKVSKEFRLKVVKICKNIEKEKEISFSPNTLMNIMAFETANTFSPSAGTFKADPRDSRKGGFVGLIQFGKEAAEGLNIKRTELMKMTAEKQLDYVEKWFLLKSKSQLKSATDIYLSVNYPKAAGKGHIDKEPVYGDPNAAYRANKPFLREADEINEKGKKIGKVGGKTYVWEVREALEENYHEGEYTRNIWYNPLKKMELRGWYRSGWLPNESEYLLKTNVRDSGMHQGLDLYAPVGTTVYACVDGVRVRVGPDVSETYGKTITIKGFYEGKEYYFFYAHLSERRIKIGDKVKAGDIIGETGKTGNANNLSSKMEHLHFEVRNKKSAQGAAVEPFKTIKELKKNVKINPDKNTQI; encoded by the coding sequence ACGAAGAGGTTAGAATATATTTTCATGTAAAAGCACACAAAGACAATGCTTACTACAAAAACAGATATTTTATAACTACTAAAACCGATAGTGAAGGAAAAATAAATACAGCAGTTAGTTTTTCAAAAGAAATGAAAGCTAAGTTAGGAATTTCAAATTGGAATGTTAACCTGAAATTTGCACTTGTAGGCATAGTCGATAATCAATTATATGCTTTTAAAGGAATTAGCTATCCCGTATCAAATTCAGAGTTAAAAGTAACCACCAAAAAAGAAATTTTAGACTTGTATTTTGAATATAAGGGCAAGCGATTGGTGCCAACAGATAGAGTACCTTACAATAGCAAAACACCTACTAAAATAAAAATGGTAGCTCATACCAGAAATATGATAGGCGAAAAAATTAAATTCACTGCTCATGCCTTAAAAGACGATTCTATACTTGAAAATTTGAACGAATCCACAATTAAAGCAAATGGTATTACTGAACTAAGCTTTCAAAAAAAGGCACCAGCCCACTTGAAAAAAGACGACACCGAAACCTATTATGCAGGTGTTGAAGGATTTTCTACAAAACATTTTAAGGATAAAACACTGGTGTTTAAGGTTGGAGCGAAGTTGGATAGTGGAGATGTTTTTGATAAAAATGATCCACAGTTGGTTTGGGGTGCTAAAGTGAGTAAGGAGTTTAGGTTGAAAGTTGTAAAAATATGTAAGAATATTGAAAAAGAAAAAGAAATCTCTTTTTCTCCGAATACTTTAATGAACATTATGGCTTTCGAAACAGCAAATACTTTTTCTCCATCTGCTGGAACTTTTAAAGCAGATCCTAGAGATTCTAGAAAAGGGGGGTTTGTAGGCTTAATTCAGTTTGGAAAAGAAGCTGCTGAAGGTCTTAATATTAAAAGGACTGAGCTTATGAAAATGACCGCAGAAAAGCAATTAGATTATGTAGAAAAATGGTTTTTACTCAAATCTAAAAGTCAATTAAAATCTGCTACAGATATATATTTATCAGTAAATTACCCTAAAGCAGCTGGTAAAGGTCATATTGATAAAGAACCTGTTTATGGCGATCCAAATGCGGCTTATCGTGCCAATAAGCCATTTTTAAGAGAAGCTGATGAGATAAACGAAAAAGGCAAAAAAATAGGTAAAGTTGGTGGTAAAACATATGTTTGGGAAGTCCGCGAAGCATTAGAAGAAAATTATCATGAAGGAGAATATACAAGGAATATTTGGTATAATCCGTTAAAAAAAATGGAATTAAGGGGGTGGTATCGTTCAGGTTGGCTTCCAAATGAAAGTGAATATTTATTAAAAACCAATGTTAGAGATAGTGGAATGCATCAAGGTTTAGATTTATATGCTCCAGTTGGAACAACAGTTTATGCATGTGTAGATGGCGTCAGAGTTAGAGTAGGTCCTGACGTATCTGAAACATATGGCAAAACGATTACAATCAAAGGTTTTTATGAAGGAAAAGAATATTATTTCTTTTATGCACATTTAAGTGAAAGACGTATTAAAATTGGAGACAAAGTAAAAGCGGGAGATATAATAGGTGAAACGGGAAAAACAGGAAATGCTAATAATTTATCTTCAAAAATGGAGCATTTGCATTTTGAAGTTAGAAACAAAAAATCAGCACAAGGCGCTGCTGTAGAACCATTTAAAACTATTAAAGAGCTTAAAAAAAATGTTAAAATAAATCCAGATAAAAATACTCAAATATAA